The Nocardioides sp. S-1144 genome includes a region encoding these proteins:
- a CDS encoding transposase, whose amino-acid sequence MSERAVPFHCPYCGDQNLWPHEATRGAWECRDCQRVFSLKSLGLLRPEGVVR is encoded by the coding sequence ATGAGCGAACGCGCCGTCCCGTTCCACTGCCCGTACTGCGGCGACCAGAACCTCTGGCCCCACGAGGCGACCCGCGGCGCCTGGGAGTGCCGGGACTGCCAGCGCGTCTTCTCGCTGAAGTCCCTCGGTCTCCTGCGCCCGGAAGGAGTCGTCCGATGA
- a CDS encoding nitrite/sulfite reductase, giving the protein MPDRRHQSKPPVHTEIPRTKRAEGQWALGYTEPLNKNEQSKKDDDPLNVRDRILHTYSKRGFASIDPADLRGRFRWMGLYTQRAPGFDGGKTATLEEEELDDEYFMLRVRSDGRLLTHDAVRALGEIGVEYARDTADVTDRENIQYHWIRIEDVPAIWDRLDAAGLSSLEACGDSPRPFLGSPVAGVAVDEIIDGTSALEEIFDRFIGDPAFSNFPRKFKTALTGHPSHDVSPETNDVAFVGTVHPVHGPGFDLWVGGGLSTNPMLAAKMGVWIPLEEVPDAWSAVAGVFRDYGYRRLRSRARLKFLVADWGIEKFREVVEKEYLGRELVSCPSPASPVGHRDHIGVHDQKDGKKYVGVAPIAGRISGTLLVQLADAIEEFGVAGARLTPYQKIVLIGVEPERLEALVARLDEIGLSARPSTWRRNTMACTGIEFCKLAIVDTKERARRLVGELEQRFPDLDTPITVNVNGCPNACARTQVADIGLKGQLVMHEGQQVEGFQVHLGGATGLQANFGRKLRAHKVTSAGLDDYITAVVSNYLQDRVDLGEDFATWVARADEGLLRGDKVLATS; this is encoded by the coding sequence ATCCCGCGCACCAAGCGCGCCGAGGGTCAGTGGGCGCTGGGCTACACCGAGCCGCTCAACAAGAACGAGCAGTCCAAGAAGGACGACGACCCGCTCAACGTCCGGGACCGGATCCTGCACACCTACTCCAAGCGCGGCTTCGCCTCGATCGACCCCGCCGACCTGCGCGGCCGGTTCCGGTGGATGGGTCTCTACACCCAGCGCGCCCCCGGCTTCGACGGCGGCAAGACTGCGACGCTCGAGGAGGAGGAGCTCGACGACGAGTACTTCATGCTCCGCGTCCGCTCCGACGGCCGGCTGCTGACCCACGACGCCGTCCGCGCGCTCGGGGAGATCGGCGTCGAGTACGCCCGTGACACCGCCGACGTCACCGACCGCGAGAACATCCAGTACCACTGGATCCGCATCGAGGACGTCCCCGCGATCTGGGACCGCCTCGACGCCGCCGGGCTGAGCAGCCTCGAGGCCTGCGGCGACTCCCCGCGACCCTTCCTCGGCTCCCCGGTGGCCGGCGTCGCCGTCGACGAGATCATCGACGGGACCTCGGCGCTCGAGGAGATCTTCGACCGCTTCATCGGCGACCCGGCGTTCTCGAACTTCCCGCGGAAGTTCAAGACCGCGCTGACCGGTCACCCCAGCCACGACGTCTCCCCCGAGACCAACGACGTCGCCTTCGTCGGCACCGTCCACCCCGTGCACGGGCCCGGCTTCGACCTCTGGGTCGGCGGCGGGCTCTCCACCAACCCGATGCTGGCCGCCAAGATGGGCGTCTGGATCCCGCTCGAGGAGGTGCCGGACGCCTGGTCGGCCGTCGCCGGCGTCTTCCGCGACTACGGCTACCGCCGCCTCCGCTCGCGCGCCCGCCTCAAGTTCCTGGTCGCCGACTGGGGCATCGAGAAGTTCCGCGAGGTCGTGGAGAAGGAGTACCTCGGCCGCGAGCTCGTCTCCTGCCCCTCGCCCGCCTCCCCCGTCGGGCACCGCGACCACATCGGCGTCCACGACCAGAAGGACGGCAAGAAGTACGTCGGCGTCGCGCCGATCGCCGGCCGCATCTCCGGCACCCTGCTGGTCCAGCTCGCCGACGCCATCGAGGAGTTCGGCGTCGCCGGTGCCCGCCTCACGCCGTACCAGAAGATCGTGCTGATCGGCGTCGAGCCCGAGCGGCTCGAGGCCCTGGTCGCCCGCCTCGACGAGATCGGGCTCTCGGCCCGGCCCTCGACCTGGCGGCGCAACACGATGGCCTGCACCGGCATCGAGTTCTGCAAGCTCGCCATCGTCGACACCAAGGAGCGCGCCCGCCGCCTGGTCGGCGAGCTCGAGCAGCGCTTCCCCGACCTCGACACCCCGATCACCGTCAACGTCAACGGCTGCCCCAACGCCTGCGCGCGCACCCAGGTCGCCGACATCGGCCTCAAGGGGCAGCTCGTCATGCACGAGGGCCAGCAGGTCGAGGGCTTCCAGGTGCACCTCGGGGGTGCGACCGGGCTGCAGGCCAACTTCGGGCGCAAGCTGCGGGCCCACAAGGTCACCAGCGCCGGGCTCGACGACTACATCACCGCCGTCGTCAGCAACTACCTCCAGGACCGCGTCGACCTCGGCGAGGACTTCGCCACCTGGGTCGCCCGCGCCGACGAGGGACTACTGCGCGGCGACAAGGTGTTGGCGACGTCATGA
- a CDS encoding phosphoadenylyl-sulfate reductase encodes MSTLTTRTARAARGVSAEGRSPEELRDLVSHWGAELELAPAETIIEWAAATFGDRFAITSSMGDAVLAHVAAKVVPGVDVVFLDTGYHFVETIGTRDAVGATMDVNLLSITPKLSVAEQDAEFGKDLFRTDPDACCAMRKVAPLADALARYDAWATGLRRAETHNRVIAPVIGWDAKKGKVKVSPLARWSDEQVERYIADNGVLVNPLVHDGYPSIGCAPCTRRVAPGEDPRSGRWAGTTKTECGIHT; translated from the coding sequence ATGAGCACGCTCACCACCCGGACCGCCCGCGCCGCGCGCGGCGTCTCGGCCGAGGGCCGCTCCCCCGAGGAGCTGCGCGACCTCGTGTCCCACTGGGGCGCCGAGCTCGAGCTCGCCCCCGCCGAGACGATCATCGAGTGGGCCGCCGCGACGTTCGGCGACCGGTTCGCGATCACCTCCTCGATGGGCGACGCCGTGCTGGCCCACGTCGCGGCCAAGGTCGTGCCCGGCGTCGACGTCGTCTTCCTCGACACCGGCTACCACTTCGTGGAGACCATCGGCACGCGCGACGCCGTCGGCGCCACGATGGACGTCAACCTGCTCTCGATCACCCCCAAGCTGAGCGTGGCCGAGCAGGACGCCGAGTTCGGCAAGGACCTCTTCCGCACCGACCCCGACGCCTGCTGCGCGATGCGCAAGGTCGCCCCGCTGGCCGACGCCCTCGCCCGCTACGACGCCTGGGCGACCGGCCTGCGCCGCGCCGAGACGCACAACCGCGTCATCGCGCCGGTGATCGGCTGGGACGCGAAGAAGGGCAAGGTCAAGGTCTCCCCGCTCGCCCGCTGGAGCGACGAGCAGGTCGAGCGGTACATCGCCGACAACGGCGTCCTGGTGAACCCGCTCGTGCACGACGGATACCCCTCGATCGGGTGCGCCCCCTGCACCCGACGCGTCGCGCCCGGCGAGGACCCGCGCAGCGGGCGCTGGGCCGGCACCACCAAGACCGAGTGCGGGATCCACACGTGA
- a CDS encoding sirohydrochlorin chelatase, producing the protein MAAPALVALAHASRDSRTTKAVAALVDEVRSQRPDLRVERAFLDADSPAGSTARWVRPEFQAVVDRLVKAGHDEVVVVPLVLSDGSGSEVPGVADAVHAATARHPGLQVRVSADLGLEACFLEVLDERLREALRSSRIRELDALVLAAAGSTDPLANQSVARLARLWGTHHRLPVTAAYAGSAPPATGEAVRAFRAEGRRHIAVASLFLTPGVLTDRACELAVEAGAVAVSAPLGAHPEIARVVLARYAVGAVELVPV; encoded by the coding sequence ATGGCTGCTCCCGCCCTGGTCGCCCTCGCACACGCGAGCCGCGACTCCCGGACCACCAAGGCCGTCGCCGCCCTCGTCGACGAGGTGCGGTCGCAGCGCCCCGACCTGCGGGTCGAGCGTGCCTTCCTCGACGCCGACAGCCCCGCCGGCTCGACCGCGCGCTGGGTCCGCCCGGAGTTCCAGGCCGTCGTCGACCGCCTCGTGAAGGCCGGTCACGACGAGGTCGTCGTCGTCCCGCTCGTGCTCTCGGACGGCTCCGGCTCCGAGGTGCCCGGCGTCGCGGACGCCGTCCACGCCGCCACCGCGCGCCACCCCGGCCTCCAGGTCCGCGTCAGCGCCGACCTCGGACTCGAGGCGTGCTTCCTCGAGGTCCTCGACGAGCGGCTCCGCGAGGCGCTGCGCAGCTCGCGGATCCGGGAGCTGGACGCGCTGGTGCTCGCCGCCGCCGGGTCCACCGACCCGCTCGCCAACCAGTCGGTCGCCCGCCTGGCCCGCCTGTGGGGCACCCACCACCGGCTCCCGGTCACCGCCGCGTACGCCGGCAGCGCCCCGCCGGCCACTGGCGAGGCCGTTCGCGCCTTCCGCGCCGAGGGACGCCGGCACATCGCGGTCGCCTCGCTCTTCCTGACCCCCGGCGTCCTCACGGACCGGGCCTGCGAGCTCGCCGTCGAGGCCGGCGCCGTCGCGGTTTCGGCCCCGCTCGGCGCGCACCCGGAGATCGCGCGCGTCGTCCTGGCCCGCTACGCCGTCGGCGCAGTCGAGCTCGTCCCGGTCTGA